The stretch of DNA TTCCCATCAACCGATCTTTCGAAGTTGCCTTTGTTTTTCTTAGTTGGGTAATAGTTATTCTTCCGTTTGAGTTATTTACCGATATCTGTTCTCTAGTATGTGAGTAATTATCACCAGCAATTTGAAGTTGTGGAATACTTGCATCAACTTGGGACCCTATCTGTTTTTGAACTTCCATATTTTGAACCTAAAAAGGTCAGAGAAGTAATGCTGATTTTGAAAACTTACCTTCTAAGTGTCACATTGATTGGCAGGAACCTGGAGTTGAAGCTGAATTCACTGCTTTTGACTTGAAGAATTTCTTCAAATTGGCATTGACTGTTCAAACCATAGGTTCTTCTACTATGAACCTTCGAAAAATGCAAGCATACAATAAGGAAATCAAACTCCCTTCTTGGCTCTCTGAGGAAGATATCAGCTACCTTGCAAATGTGTATGCAAAAACTGGATTTGCTGGTGGGGTAAATTACTACCGCTGCTTAGACCTGTAAGTTTTCAAATAATTTGAATTTCATAAGCGTGAAATCAAGTCATGATCTTCTGAATACATAACATTTTCCTAAAACCTTTCGGCACACACCATCTTCTAAACCACACATGTATCACCTATTTCCATTTTACATGCAACTCACAGGCTGCAGTAGTGAGATGCAGTGTAGAGCATTGCAATTTGCAACATGTTGATATCAACGGCAATGCTATTGTCTCAAATATTATGCCTTAGGATTTTATCAGCAGCAATTGTAGGATAGAAATCAGAAACAGAGATATGTATGATTATCACTACATTTTGTTTCAATTTACCTTGCGAGTTCGACGTGCTTGACTGTTTGTGCAACTCATTGCTTTGTATCAATCATTCTCCTCCCTTATCGTCCTGCTGCTGTAATGTCATTCAGCAGTCATCAATAATATAAGAATCGCCACATCCTCATGTCTCCAAAATGGTAACATTGATTTTTTCGAGCAGCAGTATCTCACAATTAACATAAACCATGGTATAATATGTAATTTTAGTAAGTTACTGGAAACCTACATCAATGTTTGCAAGATGCTGGAAAGATCTCTATCATCTCTTTTtctttgtaaaatatattttgaACTGTGTTGCCACGAAATGTTGAACATATTAGCCATAAAGCAACTCCTGCTTGAACTACAAATCGTTTCGACTACTAGAGTATTTTTCAACTACTTTGTTTCTATCCATCGTCACAATCTTACATCATTGTAGAATGGATAATTGCATCATGCATCATCATTGCCTGCATACTGCATCATGCATGTATCAGTAAGTAGTTCAATCTAGCTGACATGTGTGCACAGGAACTGGGAACTGATGGCTCCATGGACAGGAGCAAAAGTGCAAGTTCCTACTAAGTTCATTGTTGGGGACGGTGACCTGGCATACCATCACTCTGGAGTGAAAAGCTACATCCACAAGGGCGGGCTCAAGAGGGATGTGCCTATGCTTGAGGAGGTGGTGGTTATCAAGGGCGCTGGGCACTTCATCCAGCAGGAAAGAGCACAAGAAATCAGTGAGCACGTCTATGACTACATCAAGAAGTTTGGAACTGGTGTTTCGACACTAAAAATCTCGAAACTGTGAGATTGGTGGCCTCTGTACAGAACCCAAATAGTCTGGTAGTTTTGTAGCGCTGTACATTTTTTGCGCTTGGAACATATAGTCCATACGCATGGCATGGAGATTTTACATTTTGTAGAGAGAGCGAGGGAGTGAAGGTGTTTGTTCATCTTTGGCATGTGGTATTTCGTCTACCGCTTAAGAAAGTGGAATCGTCTTGTAAGTTGTAACGCAACATTTCTAATGCACGCAGCACCCTGCAAATTTTTCCAGTGCAGCAGACACTAGAAAACTTTGAATGGGGTCGGTTGAGACTCGTATCTGTGATATGCATATAAATTAATGTATCATTTGTTTCTCAATAGAAAAGGAGCGACCGTTCTTGTTGTGACCAAGCAAGTGTGCTGAACACGCCTTTTAATTGTGCAATCACCAAATTGCCCGCAGCAAAAACGACCTACCTAACTGATGAACTGAATATGTTCAGAGTTCTGATCCTTTTATCGTCGATCCTGAATCTCGCAACCTCGTCATGGTAGGTTGACCATCGAGTGCGGAAATTTGTCGCATTTTCGTTAGCACTTTCCAGTTCACGAGCAACAAGAAGAAACAAAGACACCACCAGGTTGGAACAG from Panicum virgatum strain AP13 chromosome 9K, P.virgatum_v5, whole genome shotgun sequence encodes:
- the LOC120649200 gene encoding epoxide hydrolase A-like isoform X1, translated to MAAEAAVRHRQVEANGISMHVAEAGPEGGAAPAVLFVHGFPELWYSWRHQMGYLAARGYRCVAPDLRGYGSTTAPPEPFYYTAFHIVGDLIALLDALRLPQVFVVGHDWGAIVSWNLCLLRPDRVRALVNLSVAFMPRRPGVKPVEYFRAAYGDDYYVCRFQEPGVEAEFTAFDLKNFFKLALTVQTIGSSTMNLRKMQAYNKEIKLPSWLSEEDISYLANVYAKTGFAGGVNYYRCLDLNWELMAPWTGAKVQVPTKFIVGDGDLAYHHSGVKSYIHKGGLKRDVPMLEEVVVIKGAGHFIQQERAQEISEHVYDYIKKFGTGVSTLKISKL